The following is a genomic window from Microtus pennsylvanicus isolate mMicPen1 chromosome 3, mMicPen1.hap1, whole genome shotgun sequence.
atatgcactggtattttgcctgtacatgtgtctgtgtgaggttgtcaggctcctggaattggaattacagacagttgtgagcttccatgtgggtgctgggaattgaacttgggttctctgaagagcagccagtgttcttaaccactgagccatctctccagcccctactgttgttcttttttttttcttcttttttacgcAAGTTAAATTGGTGGGAACAACCAAACaagttatattttgaaaaaacTTTTTCCTAGTTAAAACTTCAACCACCTTTTTGTAGGCAGAATAGAAAGGTAAAGCCTCCAAACCTAGCTCATGTTCTATTCCTGGAGGCCCTCAGTTCCAGCACCCGTTGATACTAAGCCAAAGACCAGACACAGGATGTGCGAGCTCCAAACGGACTCCAGCAacgggtttctttttcttttctatgtgtttgttttgttttgtttttcgagacagcgtttcttcatagctttggagtctgtccaggAACCAGGTCTtgtagcataggctggcctcgaactcacagatatccgcttGCCTCGGCCTCTCAAGTGTTAGGatgcatgcaccactaccgcctggccagCGGCGGGTTTCTTTCACCCACCCTCGATGGACCACAGGATGGGTGAGCTGCTAGTACAGTCACGGCtgtatggggagggggagaagtacTTACGAGCTGTAGGGACTAGTTGGCTGGCTTAGGTCTAATTCGAAAAACCCACAACCACCGGAAAGGGATAACCCTGGTGGGTGGGCTAGTTTATGCGGAAGCGGAAGTAGACTACCGGAAGCTGCGACGACTCCCGCAATGGCCGAAGTACTGTCGGTTACGGCGGATTCCGTGGCCCGCTGCCAGGCGCGGGCAGCACACAAAGTGCTGAATCAGGTGGTCCTCCCTGGGGAGGAGCTGGTGCTGCCGGAGCACCAGAACGCAGACGGCCTCGGCGGCGCCGGGGAGCAGCAGTTACGTCTTAATGCGGGGGCGCGCCCGCGGCAGCGCGTCGTTTGTGGCCCGGGTTTGCGACGCTGCGGGGACCGCCTGCTGGTCACCAAGTGTGGACGCCTGCGTCACAAGGAGCCCGGAGGAGGCAGCGGTGGCGTTTACTGGGTGGACTCTCAACAGAAGCGGGTGAGCAGACTCGGAGAGGTAGTGCCGCTGCGAAAACGGAGTCCTAGTTCCGGGAAGACTCCCTGCGAGTGGGAGGAGAGGTTAAGACGAGCCTAGAGCCGCGCTCGCCTCTAGGTCCCTCTGTGCTTCTTCTTTAGAGGAACCACAGGAGAAACACATCCTGAGAAGGGCGAAAGGAGAAAAAGGCTCAAGAGTAGGAAGCAGCAGACTTGCCGTTTGGAGTCCCAGTTGCAATGGCCTAAATCACAGGGAGTTAAATTTCTCGTAGAATAAGTAAGAGCTTTCACATAGGAAATGTCTAATGGATGTGCCACCGGATGTATAAAGATACTGAAGTGTGAAACCTGACCCAGGTCAACCCCGGATTAGAGGCTACAAAGTTGGACTGGTGCGGGCCGATTTTGAACTTCCAGCTACTGAAGAGTTTGAGCTGGGAGCATTGGTTGAGACCCACCTGAGTATCCTTGATAAAACTTGTTGGAGGTATTTTATAGTAGTATTCGTGCCGTTTATGGTTgttctttcattctgttttgtaGTATGTACCGGTGAAAGGAGACCATGTGATTGGCATAGTGATCGCTAAATCTGGAGATATATTCAAAGTTGATGTTGGAGGGAGTGAGCCAGCCTCTCTGTCGTACTTGGCATTTGAAGGAGCAACTAAAAGAAACAGACCAAATGTTCAGGTAATGGTGGGAGCCTTTGGTTTCACCAGTGAGAAAAAATAGCCATTCCCCATAACTGTCAGAGGGCGACCTAAATTGCCTCTAGAGCATAACGGGTCTTTCTAGTTCTCCGAGATGCTTTCCAGCTCCAGAGCCAGGGCTGTGTGCCTGCTTCTTCTCTCCCAGGTTGAAGGGTTATGCCTGCTACCTGCCATGTTCTTACCCACCTCACAAGGAAAATGGCCCTAGTCTAAGGGACGTCACTGTCGCCCATCGCTCATCTTGGCTCTAAATCGTTGGAGCTGACAGAGGTATAATCTCGTACTGCAGGATTTCAGGTTGAGTTTGCTGGGCAGACATAGTCTTCCTGAGGATGCATGTGAGCCAGAACTTGATGGCACCTATGCCACTTTTCGCCCAACTCTCCTGGGTCTTGAGCCACTGGATCTGATTTGTTCCAGATCTTTTGCCTGCTGATTCCTTTGTCTCCCCACGTTCAAGCACTTGTTCTCTTTTGACAGAACCGGGCAGCGGTCTCTTTAATACCCCTGCTTCCATCTGTTGACATCCTCATTGTGACATactcccttttttaaaaagaaatttattttatatatatgattttttaagatttatttatttcatgaataTAAGTGCTCTATCGACTTTatgttagaagagggcatcagatcccactatagatggttgtggtggctgggaattgaactcgggatctctgcccgtgctcttaaccactgagccatctctccagcccccatattcCCATTCTTAACAGGAAAAACAGGATTGTTCAAGCCCTACAGCATTTACTGGCACTGTGCTCCAGGGGTCTGCCCTCACACTAGTGCACCTCCTGTAACGGTGCTCAAGCTTCTCAGCACCACTGAACTTTGTTTCCTTCCGGGGTCTTTATTCATGATGGTCCTGTCTGGATTGCAGTGTCTCCTCACCCTGGGAGACACCCATCCTTTGAGGTGACTCTGTCAAGTCATTCATCATCATCACTTTCCTGTATCTTCACCATAGCACTGGATTTATTCTTGCACTTGTGAGTTTATTCATTCTCATTGCCCCATGTAAGACCATGTGTTCCTGAAAGCCATAAAGTGTGTTATGATTCTCTCTAGGTTTTGTAGTTACCCTAAACAGTGGGtacttaaaagttattttttaatgtatacatATTGAGAATGTTTTGGCTCCATGTATGTATTTGCCCACTGTAACTgctgcttgtggaggtcagacaagAAAATCAGTTTCCCTAAAACTTGAGTTATGACTGGTTGTGAGTTGCTAGGAGGGTGCTAATCTGgaccctctgcaggagcagcagtaCTCGTAGCCcgtgagccagctctccagctctcaaCTGTGAGTGTTTTAATGTTGAGTGAAGAGAACAAATTCATTGTTTCTTAGCTTCATCATTTTAAAGTTGGGTTTTGTAAGTATAAAGCAAATCTTCCATGAAGTAGCATCTGTGAATTACCACTGtcccattttattttgaatatggaTGTCAAGAGTTTTTCCTTCCTCTGGTCAAATATGTAACTTTTGTAAGTAGTACTGATAGAACATTCTCCAATGACACCAGGTTTAGTTTTTGTATCTGCACTGACTGCTAGTTATTGCTAGTTACGTGTGGCTGTTGAACAGCTGAAAAGTAGCTAATGCAATGAGGAACTGAATTTTGTATGTCTTAATTAGATACAaggttaaatataaatttaaattaaaccaCATATAATTTGGACAGTGCAATTTTGAAGGGTGTTCTTAGACCTTGAAATGGCTCTTGCTGGAGGATTTCATGGTTATGAAGGGAGGACTCAACTTGAAAGTAATATCACTGGTCCCTTAGCTTGAGAACTGTGGCCTGCTGGCATTCTTGCCCACAGAACAGAACCAGCACAGCACCTATAGGATATATGATGAAGGAAAGAgaacttacttttcttttaacCTTATAGGTTGGAGATCTCATCTATGGCCAGTGTGTGGTTGCTAATAAAGACATGGAACCAGAGATGGTCTGTATTGACAGCTGTGGACGGGCCAATGGAATGGGTGTGATTGGACAGGACGGTCTGCTCTTCAAAGTGACTTTGGGCTTAATTAGAAAGTAAGTTatacaaccttcctcaagacccaataataccacttttaggtatatatccaaaggatgctcaatcgtgccacaaggacatgtgtgcaactatgttcatagcagctttttttgtcatagcagaacctggaaacgacctaaatgccccttgatcgaagaatggataaaaaaaaaaagtggtacatttacacaatggagtgctatacagcagaaaaaaataacaacagcttgaattttgcaggaaaatggatggaactaggaaacattattttgagtgaggtaacccagacacagaaagacaattatcacatgtacttactcataggtggttttttaaacataaagcaaagaaaaccaatctgcaaaccacaatcccagagaattcacacaatgcggacactaagagagacttacatagatctgatctacatgggaagtataaaaagacaagatttcctcagtaaattgggagcatgggggaaggttgaagaggataggggagaggcagggaggggagcagagaaaaatgtagagctcaatataaatatggaaaaaaattaaataaattaggaaaaagaaaaaagaaagttatacCTGTTAACTGCACTgctttaatgaaaatttaaaaatgtattttagccGGGTAGTGGtaactcacgcctttaatcccagcactcaggaggcagagacaggcggatttctgtgagttcgaggccagcctggtctacagaggacagactccaaagctacacagagaaaccctgtctcaaaaaaccaaaaaaaaagggaaaaaaagtttactagttcttttgagaatttcatagtgTGTTTTGTTGCTCATTCTCACTCTCCATCTCTCCTGTAACTTGTCCCACAATCCTTTCCtaccttcctcctctgcctgtcCTGCAACCCCTAAGTCTGTATCTCCTTCAAGTTTGTGTgccctctttgttgttgttgttttgagacagggtttctatgtagccctgctgtcctggaactcactctgtagaccagactggttttgaactcagagatctgtcagcttttgccttctaagtgctggaattaaaggtgtgtgccaccactgcttccTGCCCCCCAAAATAAGCTATGATCCTCAAGTCTTAGAATTAAGGTGTTCAGGGGAAAGAGactttatacatttatatgttatACAACATTGGTGACATGACTGTACACTCTGGTATGCCTGAAAAGTAGAAGGTTCTTGGAagaaatggggcattgagctgggcacagtggtatattcctgtagtcccagctacttgggaaggCAGGACAGTTCTCAAATCTACAAATCTGAGACTAGTTTAAGTAACCTAGCTAGATTTCATCTTCAAATAAAAAAGGGCTGGGGGAGGGTGGCACAAGAAATGGGGCATCAGATGGCATCATGTGCCTTGTTTTGGGTACAATGCTGAGGGGCTTTGAATGACCACAAAGAACTACCCAGAGAAAGAGTCTCCTTAGGAGAGCCTCAACATGTCCAACTGCTTCATGAAACTTTCTTATCTGTCTTTCCTACAGGTTATTAGCTCCAGACTGTGAAATCGTGCAAGAGCTGGGAAAACTCTATCCATTGGAGATTGTGTTTGGAATGAATGGAAGAATATGGGTCAAGGCAAAAACCATTCAGCAGACTTTAATTTTGGCGAATGTCTTAGAAGCTTGTGAACACATGACAACAGATCAAAGGAGACAAATCTTTGCCAGATTGGCAGAGAGTTGACAGAGCACCTTTAATGGCTCATTTTAGTCAAGACTGTTTCCTGGGGAAATCTTTTTTTCAGATGAATCGCTTCCTGTCAGATCTCTAGAAGATGCATATTGTCTTACTAGaatccaataaaatatttttctaagagtTACTGGTCTTCACTCATATATagataagaaaattataaatttttatataataaattttgtaTATAGCATTGTTTGAAGTTACCTCCCTTAGTTCTGTAGGGAACTGATGTATATATAGTACAGCTTCTATAGTGAGCTATCACTCAACATTAAAATTGTTATAATAGTAAACTTATCTGCCAGAGGGAAATCCATCTGTAACCCATAAGCCAGCTGTTATGAATCCTGTAAGAGCTCATACTCACATACTGACCTTGTTGAAAAGTTCCAAGTGTTTTTACACCATTAGCTCATCCCTGGCAATGCAGAAGACCGCAATCCTCATACTGAAGCTCAGGGTGTCACACAGCCCAAGGCTTAACCactgtgtgtttatgtttttaaaactgaagttacaggatGTTGTAACGTAACATATTTTTAtgtcttcagtttttttcttaaataatatgATGAGGATTTCTGATCCTATTCTAGCCAAATGTTAGTTAACATCAGTTAccacaatcttaaaaaaaaaatacacgcTCCAGGTTTTAGATAAAGAGGAGAGGTTTGGACTTGAGTCAGAGAGAAAATTCTATGCTGTTTATGTTATGAGATAAAAATGTAGACTGGCAAGTGATATGAGTTAAGTGGTTCTGGGTTTTCAGGCCTCTGAGCATGAGTTCTGCACCCCTGAAACCTATGTGGCTGTGGCCCATCCCGTATGAGAACTTAATAACGTATAATATATCAAGAAATAGTTCCCAAGGGATTGactgggaaaagagaaggaagtaggCTGAGAGGTCCTTTTGGTTCTTTTGAGAAGCAGAAAACATCTGAATTTGTTAGCAGCTTGACTTTCAAGTTAACCCAAAATGGGAGGAGTAACAGTTTTATCTGTCTGTATAACAGATAGTGggtgagtgtgcttgtgtgtcagaATACAGCATTCCTTCCCGGCTGCTCTCTGCTGGATTTAACAATAACTACATGTTTGCTTTTTGACTAGATCTGGGGTGTATGTGTAAAGCTCTTGGTTTGTGTGAGGCTCAGAAGGCTAGGCAAAGCTATACAGACGAGAAGAGAGGAGCACTTGGTGACCATAATGAGAGAGAGCCACAGGAAAGAATGTCAGTCGGGCCTGCCCGGCTGAGACAGCAAAGCTGATGTGCGCATGTGCCCGCTGGTGAAGAATCCTCACATACAGAGGTGAGAGAAAAGTAATTTTATCCAAGTTCAGTAAAAAGCCCTGACAACATCTCTAAAAGGTAGACATTTCACAAAGAGCTCAATGTACAAAACATGAATTAACATCCAAAATGCCATGTATTTTGACAATTCCttcataaacttttttttaaaagccataatATTATGTTTTATCGGACATTTCCAGTGAGCACTGTAATTTCCAGGCACTGCAGGTGACACAAAGCATAAACATGTGGTCCTTGCCATTAAAGGCTTTCAGAGACCCATGACAACACATAAAggcaggtgtgtgtcactgccaCCCTTTACCCTGTCCTTTGGTCAGGACACCTTTGGTGCTTCACCCACTCCATCTGGAATCTTACGCTGCCCATCATCCACTGGATTCCGAAGAATGTAGCCTTTGCCTGGAGAAACTCCTTTCTTCAGTGCTTCAGGCCAGCTGTGAGTCTCAAAGTAAGTGGACAGGATATCAAACACTGTTGGAGGGAAACAGGAGGACAGACGAGTGAAGGACTAATGTGGAAAAGAGTGTTGTGGAATGTTTCACCGGCCCAGTGTCCTCTTGAGTTATGTGGTGGTAgatgatgggaagagagagggccCTGCCTGCGTACACACTGAGAGGAAAGGCTTGTGAAGAGATaacttggtgcaggagaattgtctgtattctgtcaatcatgttttaataaatgctgattggccaggcagtaagtataggcaggtcaaccagagagaaagtagaggcagagtgatgagaacaggagtattctgggaagaaggaagcccattcctgcagtccagcccagaccaccgaagaagcaacatgtgacctgCCCCCCCtgtgaaaggtaccaagccatgtggctagcatagataagaacaatgggttaatataaactacaagagttaacaagaagcctgaactaatgaaccaatgagttttataaCTTAaggagatttctgtgtgattttctttgggacttgctggctatggggtaccgggcgggacagaaaccccaacaagccggccctcatGCTACAATAACTCTGCAACAGAGGAAGGCAGCACCATGGGAACACAAGCAAGGGGCTGATGAGTCCTGCAGTGGGAGGAAAGGCAGGCAAGAGGCCGCTAACTGAAGATACTGGCCAATGAAAGCAGACAGCAGAGCATTCTAGGCAAAGGATCCTTTCAGCCAGAAACAAAAAATGAGGAATGCCTCTCAGTGGCCAGATGCCTGCCAGCAAGTACAGGAAGGAGAGTCTAGGTACATGAGTCACAGGAGACTGAGTCAAGAGGCACCGCACTCCTAGCAAAGCAGCAAGCTGGGCGGTGCTggcacacacaggaggcagaggcaggtggatctctgtgaattctaggccagcctgttctacagagcaagttccaggacaggctccaaagctacaaaaaaaaaaaaaaaaaaaaaaaaaagaaagaaagaaagaaagaaagaaagagaaaaaagaaaggaaggaaggaagcaagcaagcaaacaaagcagCAGTCTGAATACACAGAAAACATAGTGACCAGCCAAGAAAAAAGACTAGTAAATggccagaaaaaaaacaaacatgttggGTTGGATGATGTGAGCAGTACCTTGATTGATGGCCAATATTTCTGAATGATAGTTTTTCTCATTCTGGCGCCTGACCATGTATTCCTGGATTGGCAAGCGGGCTGTCTTCACAGAGTGTTCTCGAGCTTTTTGGAATGTCACCTTCTGTAAATCAAATTTTCTTACTATAAAAATTATACATGAAGACGTTCATTGTAATGGACACTGCCAACATTGAGAATTCCTACACATTGCTACTTTTGTTGGCAGAAAGATAAAGGAGGACAATGTACTCAAATTACACACCCGAACAGTACACCCCATTCGTGGCCGCTAGGAAGCCACCTGCCTGTCTCAGGAGGATGTGACAAGGCAGAAGGTGAGTGTGATCCTTGCCTCTGCAATAGCTCTTCCCCATTCTCaactgtttcttttaaaatctcaaatcTAAGAAATCTCAGAGACTCATTAAATTAATTCCCATTCCTGCCATCTTCATCTGCCAGCTAACATTACCAGATTTGCCTGAAAGTGAGCACAGACATCTAACAATTAGCATCTCACGGAGAGCAATGGTGGTCTCCTTTAATACActacttctttttcatttctgaaaatcCTGTAAGATTATTTAACACACAACCATACTATTAAAGTCTCCCTGATGTCTCTTCTAAATCTTTCCCCTAGTCTATAATCCAGTCAAGGTGTCCATAGTGCACTTAACAGGTTTTCATGTAAGAGAGCTCAATCCACAGGCAGGATTCCCCTGCCACGGGCTCCCAGGCAGATGGGGCCATAGACACGTCACTGTATTTAACAATGTGTTATTTTCtacattcttttaaaacaacCCGTTTGTTTTAGTCTCTACTACAGTGGCTTTTTGGAGCGTCCCATTGTCTTGCAGAATGTCCCATCCTAGACTTCTTGTTTCCTCATgattaaatttacatttttcaaattttgagCAAGAATTCTTGACAGGAAAGAGTAGCACACCAGGAGACAGAATGTCTCTCCTAGTGATACTCAGGCTCATCAAATTTGGAGATGATGATAACCAACAATGGCTTCACTGGAATGGTACACTGTGCCTTGGTACTCTGCCAGGGCACACGGAGTATGTGCCTCAGATAGCTGGTAATGGCTTCACTTAATCCACTGCCTGAACCATTGACTACACTGGGAGCAACAAAAACAACGACTTCCTAATTCCTATTAGCAGACTTCTGTAGGAGACCACTGCccccttttattatttatattattattatggcACAAAGGAacacttagttttgttttgttttttcaaaacagggtttctctgttgctctagctatcctggaacttgctctcaagaccaggctggccttgaagtcacagagatctggaTTAAGTGCATGAGTGTTTAACCGGCCTCGGCAGAAGACTTAATTTCAAATACTTAGCTGTACTTAGTTTTAAAACTAAGTATCATCTGTGTTAAACATGTGCTTCATATATGTCTGTCTCACACAAAATACTTCTACATACATGATAAGCACAGGTAAAACAGACCAACAAATATACCTAAGAAAAGTAAACCATGGCGCCTTGTGAGTTGAGGGGTCCAAGGTGGGATGGACACTTATTTCTCACTATGTTCCTTTCTGCAAATGTAAACTATTATGTCTTTTTAATGTATGCTAATTAGTGAACAGAAgcaaaaaattaatatttgtataatagaaacaaaaattaaaatttcagtaaTAGTTTAATTATTCCAATGAAGCTCCAATTCAACAAAAGACACCTGAAcaaggggctggacagatggctcagcggttaagagcatttgctgttcttacagaggacctgggtttgattcccagtacctataGGCGACTAACAAGAATCTCTAACtatagttctaggggatctgataccctcttctgaccaggcatgcacatggtgacgacagacatacatatgagcaaaacattcatatccataaaataaaaaataaaactgaagaagAAGCCTGGACAGTTCTATTGATTTGAGATCCTGTGGGAATACGACTCTCACACCAGTAAGAAAGGCTAGAAGAAGCCAACCATCTCTCCCAGAGAACCAAGTATGGAAAAGTGCTAAGCCAGGATCAGAGCCATCCtggcagaaagaagagaagaagcaaaatgGCTGTGTCTACATCACCAAGAATGTCTACTCTGACTTCAGGTTCTGCTTCTGAAGGACGGCCCGAGGAGAAGGGGCACCTCCAGGTAGGAGGGTGTTCTAGGAACAAGCTCTTCCTGTTCCCATGCAGGGAACAGGGCTAGGCC
Proteins encoded in this region:
- the Exosc3 gene encoding exosome complex component RRP40, translated to MAEVLSVTADSVARCQARAAHKVLNQVVLPGEELVLPEHQNADGLGGAGEQQLRLNAGARPRQRVVCGPGLRRCGDRLLVTKCGRLRHKEPGGGSGGVYWVDSQQKRYVPVKGDHVIGIVIAKSGDIFKVDVGGSEPASLSYLAFEGATKRNRPNVQVGDLIYGQCVVANKDMEPEMVCIDSCGRANGMGVIGQDGLLFKVTLGLIRKLLAPDCEIVQELGKLYPLEIVFGMNGRIWVKAKTIQQTLILANVLEACEHMTTDQRRQIFARLAES